A window of Metabacillus sp. B2-18 contains these coding sequences:
- a CDS encoding FusB/FusC family EF-G-binding protein, producing the protein MADKFLKNEHYNFIKKQVLFIKDSSKKNLPTSVLTSLKDLSNAKILDLIPNVSLEQQKILDLSVLKTDEEYQQYIQHLNEFLLPFPEITEQKLKKMFPKNKKLKLPDLLKVDHSQLTYLSWNDLRSNRKYIIYDLDGELVGIECKVSSTPKKNICSLCKCTGEVSYFSAVTKAKKSNNPDYFRSIGNLICKDSGECNKKITNSLYLENIIRETLGM; encoded by the coding sequence ATGGCTGACAAATTTTTAAAAAATGAACACTATAATTTTATTAAAAAGCAGGTGCTTTTCATAAAGGATAGTTCTAAGAAGAATTTACCTACTTCAGTTTTAACTTCATTAAAAGACTTAAGTAACGCCAAAATCTTAGACTTAATTCCTAATGTTTCATTAGAACAGCAAAAAATATTGGATCTATCCGTACTGAAAACTGATGAGGAATACCAACAATATATTCAACATCTTAACGAGTTTTTGTTACCATTTCCAGAAATCACCGAACAAAAACTGAAAAAGATGTTTCCAAAGAATAAAAAGTTAAAGCTACCGGATTTATTAAAAGTTGACCATAGCCAGTTGACCTATTTAAGTTGGAACGATCTAAGATCTAATAGAAAGTATATTATATATGATCTTGATGGAGAATTGGTGGGCATTGAATGTAAAGTCTCTTCGACCCCTAAAAAAAATATTTGTTCCTTATGCAAATGTACTGGAGAGGTTTCCTATTTTTCTGCTGTAACAAAAGCGAAAAAGTCTAACAATCCGGATTATTTTAGGTCTATCGGCAATCTTATTTGTAAAGACAGTGGTGAATGTAATAAAAAAATAACAAACTCTCTATATCTGGAAAATATTATAAGAGAAACTTTAGGAATGTGA
- a CDS encoding PepSY domain-containing protein — protein MNEQKIHVDTGEVLNLEEKAVSQKVIEENKNVATDQKTEETEVNNSDDDQDENAAEDVDPNKSVTPNQTVISSAKAKKFALNNFEGTIVELELDNEDSHHIYEIEVVNTNRKANIEIDAYTGKVIVMEIETDEHDDD, from the coding sequence ATGAATGAACAAAAGATTCATGTAGACACAGGTGAAGTACTAAACCTTGAAGAAAAGGCTGTTTCCCAAAAGGTAATAGAAGAAAATAAAAATGTCGCAACTGACCAGAAAACGGAAGAAACAGAGGTAAACAATAGTGACGATGATCAGGATGAGAATGCAGCAGAAGATGTTGATCCCAATAAGAGTGTAACTCCCAATCAAACTGTCATAAGCAGTGCAAAGGCGAAAAAGTTTGCTTTAAATAATTTTGAGGGAACCATTGTAGAATTGGAATTAGATAATGAAGACAGTCACCATATCTATGAAATAGAAGTTGTAAACACAAATAGAAAAGCGAATATTGAGATAGATGCTTATACCGGTAAGGTAATTGTTATGGAAATTGAAACAGATGAACATGATGATGATTAA
- a CDS encoding polysaccharide pyruvyl transferase family protein — protein sequence MNFKLKLLYIGYLGFNNVGDEVCYESFIQSINRWSNSVEKVIAYDIKENKGIKDIQSKESIDAVILGGGSLFQGDIFLTLAEEAIELELPLYSYGTGIDYLTEETLSKYINGESFEPPSFFDNRKINAHRIKKVIESITYTGIRGPLTLHFIKSLTPIKSSIEIIGDSGFIYSPDSDHYIMNHYLFPIQGPLIAINWGTTFNKLFGYNEALVEDQLVESCYYLISKGYHIVIYPMWDQDIESCRNLYHRLNNKDRVTFIPEVCSSSQIFSFLGKCHFSINLKLHANILSAAAFTPFIQLAYRSKGFDFALSVNQVETTLYTHSSNLLESIKEKEENFTHYRENYIDTLKAEKQKYTEKHKRFIESYF from the coding sequence ATGAATTTCAAGTTGAAGTTGTTATATATCGGTTATTTAGGTTTTAATAATGTCGGAGACGAAGTATGCTATGAATCTTTTATCCAATCGATCAACAGATGGTCAAACTCTGTAGAGAAAGTTATTGCGTATGATATTAAGGAAAATAAAGGCATAAAGGATATACAAAGCAAAGAATCGATTGACGCTGTAATCTTAGGTGGAGGTTCACTTTTTCAAGGTGATATCTTTTTAACACTTGCTGAAGAAGCAATCGAGTTGGAATTACCCTTGTATAGCTATGGTACTGGAATCGATTATTTAACCGAGGAAACTTTATCTAAATATATAAATGGAGAGTCTTTTGAACCACCATCTTTTTTTGATAATCGAAAAATTAATGCACATCGGATTAAAAAAGTAATTGAGTCTATAACATATACTGGAATAAGAGGTCCTTTAACCCTTCATTTTATAAAAAGCTTAACACCAATTAAATCATCTATTGAGATAATCGGGGATTCGGGCTTTATTTATAGTCCAGATTCTGATCACTATATAATGAATCATTATTTATTTCCTATTCAAGGTCCACTAATTGCCATTAACTGGGGGACAACATTTAATAAACTTTTCGGATATAATGAAGCTTTAGTAGAGGATCAGTTGGTTGAAAGCTGTTACTACTTGATATCTAAAGGGTATCATATCGTAATTTATCCAATGTGGGACCAAGATATTGAATCATGTAGAAATCTTTACCACCGTCTTAATAACAAAGATCGAGTTACATTCATTCCTGAGGTATGTAGCTCATCACAAATATTCTCATTTCTAGGCAAATGTCACTTTTCAATTAATTTAAAACTGCACGCAAATATTTTATCTGCTGCGGCCTTTACTCCATTCATTCAGTTAGCTTACCGTTCAAAAGGTTTTGATTTTGCTTTATCTGTAAATCAAGTAGAAACCACATTATATACCCATTCCTCAAACTTACTTGAATCGATTAAAGAGAAAGAGGAAAATTTTACCCATTATCGTGAAAATTACATTGATACATTAAAAGCGGAAAAACAAAAATACACTGAAAAGCATAAAAGGTTTATAGAAAGCTATTTTTAG
- a CDS encoding PAS domain-containing protein has protein sequence MVDSTQNIIKPSSEEERFRILVEQVSDWIWEVDQYGIYTYASPKIYDILGYLPSEVIGKTPFDLMEPEEANRIAPIFEYHVANKLPISSLENINLHRDGHEVVLETSGSPIIDDNGNCVGYRGMDRDITLRKQNERKQQQLLEIIEASPDFIATFDVNGKSLYYNPAARKMLGINEEDHNSHTVTDRWLTNLPKTEGIPTAIKMGHWKGETSISKEDGSEIPVSQIIVAHKSENGTVEFLSTIAHDITERKELEKVV, from the coding sequence ATGGTAGATTCCACACAGAATATAATAAAGCCTAGTTCTGAAGAAGAAAGATTTCGTATTTTAGTAGAACAGGTTAGTGATTGGATATGGGAAGTCGATCAATATGGTATATACACATATGCAAGTCCAAAAATATATGATATTTTAGGTTATTTACCTTCTGAAGTAATTGGTAAGACTCCTTTTGATTTAATGGAACCAGAGGAAGCGAATCGTATAGCACCGATATTTGAATATCATGTTGCAAATAAGCTTCCCATTTCAAGCTTAGAAAATATTAATCTACATCGCGATGGACATGAAGTTGTATTAGAAACTAGCGGTTCCCCTATTATTGATGATAATGGAAATTGCGTAGGTTATAGAGGAATGGATCGTGATATTACATTAAGAAAACAAAATGAACGCAAACAACAGCAGCTTTTAGAAATTATAGAAGCGAGCCCCGACTTCATTGCCACTTTTGATGTGAATGGTAAAAGTTTGTACTATAATCCAGCAGCACGTAAAATGCTTGGTATTAATGAAGAAGATCATAATAGTCATACCGTAACGGACAGATGGCTTACTAACTTACCAAAGACAGAAGGTATTCCTACCGCAATTAAAATGGGTCATTGGAAAGGTGAAACATCGATTAGTAAAGAGGATGGATCAGAAATACCCGTTTCACAAATTATTGTGGCACATAAATCGGAAAATGGGACTGTTGAGTTTTTATCAACCATCGCACACGATATTACGGAAAGAAAAGAGCTTGAAAAGGTTGTTTAA
- a CDS encoding CD3324 family protein: MKYLNAIKVLPEKLIVEIQKYVQGETIYIPKPETEYQKWGTSSGGRQLLDLRNSAIRNSFNSGNSIQQLSEEYYLSVESIKKIVYSHRK, translated from the coding sequence GTGAAATATTTGAATGCAATTAAAGTTTTACCTGAAAAGCTAATTGTGGAAATCCAGAAATATGTCCAAGGGGAAACCATTTATATTCCTAAGCCTGAAACGGAATATCAGAAATGGGGAACTTCAAGTGGTGGGCGACAGCTGCTTGATTTGCGTAATTCAGCTATTAGAAATTCTTTTAATAGTGGCAATAGCATTCAACAACTTTCTGAGGAATATTATCTTTCAGTTGAATCAATTAAAAAAATTGTTTATTCACATAGAAAGTAA